The proteins below are encoded in one region of Oncorhynchus masou masou isolate Uvic2021 chromosome 15, UVic_Omas_1.1, whole genome shotgun sequence:
- the LOC135555321 gene encoding myosin regulatory light chain 2, skeletal muscle, with product MAPKKAKRRGAAAEGGSSNVFSMFEQSQIQEYKEAFTIIDQNRDGIISKDDLRDVLASMGQLNVKNEELEAMVKEASGPINFTVFLTMFGEKLKGADPEDVIVSAFKVLDPDATGFIKKDFLQELLTTQCDRFSAEEMKNLWAAFPPDVAGNVDYKQICYVITHGEEKEE from the exons ATG GCACCCAAGAAGGCCAAGAGGAGGGGAGCAGCAGCAGAGGGCGGTTCCTCCAACGTGTTCTCCATGTTTGAGCAGAGCCAGATCCAGGAGTACAAGGAG GCTTTCACAATCATtgaccagaacagagacggtatCATCAGCAAGGATGACTTGAGGGACGTGCTGGCCTCAATGG GCCAGTTGAATGTGAAGAATGAGGAGCTGGAAGCCATGGTCAAGGAGGCCAGCGGCCCCATCAACTTCACCGTCTTCCTCACCATGTTCGGAGAGAAGCTCAAGG GGGCTGATCCCGAGGATGTCATCGTTAGTGCTTTCAAGGTCCTGGACCCCGATGCTACCGGTTTCATCAAGAAGGACTT cctTCAGGAGCTCCTGACCACTCAGTGCGACAGGTTCTCTGCAGAGGAG atGAAGAACCTGTGGGCTGCCTTCCCCCCAGATGTGGCCGGCAACGTAGACTACAAGCAAATCTGCTATGTCATCACACacggagaggagaaggaggagtaa